From the genome of Trypanosoma brucei brucei TREU927 chromosome 11 chr11_scaffold01 genomic scaffold, whole genome shotgun sequence:
tcGTACAGGTATTACCTGCTTTATTTGTATGGCGGAAGAGTAGCAACCGAGGGAGtcgttaacaaaaaaaagtgatgtggaaatgaaaaaagattACGTTAAAAATGAGGGAGGCGAATCAGTGTTACGAATTCTAAGGGATGTCACATatgcgtgtatgtgtttgttgtgTGCTCACAAAACTGAAGCGGATCGGTGAGAGATGATGGGGTGTGAAATGAACATAAAGGGGAGGTTGAATGGGTTGCAGGAGTGAATGGTGTCggtgaataaataaaaattccGAGGTTTTAAAGATCAAGTTCCATTTTTTCCCAAGGGACGACGATTGTGGCTTCACATGGCAATGCAtatattccgtgatgttggttcTTAGTTTCCCTTGAGGGGGTTTGTTCTTAATTTTCTTGCGTCTTATTCTTTGTTTCGAAAACCTCATAACTCGCAGTGAACGAGCAAATTGGGaggttgtttctcttttctttactctcCGACCACTTGTTATGCCGTCCACCTTcggtttattttctttaaaaaggGAGTTCACATGAGAGAAGAACACTAGCCGGCCGCTCATCAGGTTGACTACGGGATGCCTTgactttattattattattatcattttgtCCATAAACTCTTGCTTTCACCGTGAACGTGAAGTGATCTGATCTTTTAATTGCTTCACACCAAACCCcctaattttcttcttcctcccgcCCGCTCTGATACGACACCGTGTAATTATATCCTGAGCCTGATTTTTACTCTTAACGTCCTTTTTTGtgccatttatttttcttgaatATACGTTTCCCCGAGGAAGCTTTCTGCACTACTGTTTTTTGTACAAGCAatacatgtatataaatatgtatatttttcctcccacctttttctttaatttctttGCCGAACCTGTACACACGCaaacaataaatataaacCGATTACATGCTTTAACGAGTAGAGATCCGTTACGTATTATCACTTCGGATCAGTTCACTCCCATATTAGGTGTGAATATATCACACACCTCACCTTCTTTATATAGCTTCCTTGCATAGAACTGCCCTTGTATTGTGTATTAGACCAACACGGGATATAATTTCTACGAGATTGGTAAGGTCAATCAGTGGCTAAGTGGAGAAGCAGTGAAAATACAAAGGGGATTTGAATCATAgctcatttatttgttttttcctcttttctggTTCTACCGACCGTCGTAGAAGAGTGTAAcggtatatatattaatatatctTTCACTCCTCTCTCTTgctcgttgttttttttttgattccgCTTGAGCGTGCGCACCATACGAGAGGGAGGAACagacggtttttttttttgggataTGAGTAAAAAGGGTAACATTCGCCTTCAGCCGCTCTCTAATGATCCAGAAGGCGCCCCAGGCTCATCGCTCCAGCAGATAAAGGTGCAACAGAAAGCTCGCGAGGATAATGAAAAGATACGACTGAAGCGTGTGAAGGGTGCTATCGTACTTATTTCACAATTTCTTCTGGACCAGGGATACGTGGGTTCGCTGCAGATGCTTCAGCAGGAAAGCGGTTTGTCGCTTCAAAAGTTCTCACCAGCCGATAATATAGATCTCCTCTCCATTATTATGGAATATGAGCAGTATTTTGAATTCCGTTTCAATCGCCGCCCCAAACTGTTTCGAGCCAATGAAGGGGTGGAAGAGGGTTGTGTAGATGTTCCATCCGGTGGCGAACGCATGGCCGTGCGACGGCGAGGTAATGAGCAACTCGGTGGAAGGCCGAAGCCGCAACCTCTCAGAGCAAATGGTGGGCCCATAACTTATGGCAATGCCGCCTCTGTGGGTGAAGCACCTCAAAGCACTGCGCAAGAGTTAAAGCGACCAGGTCCTGGTGCACAGTGTCTCGCCCGTGGTTTGGTATTGGCTCATAAGGCATCTCCTCCATTGGGTCCATCGCCAAGTTCACCACCGGGGTCTAATGCGAGGCGGCCGGTAGTAACGGAGTGTCCTTTCGGGTTGGCGGGCATGCGTGTGGAGGCGGCACCGGAGTTTAGTGGGGATGCGGCTGCATGTAGGTCTGACGATGATGGTTTCTTCGGTCGAGCGCTGAAGCCGCTGCCGCGGTTTCCAACGGTGGAACTACAGGAACTTGCCATGACAATACAACGTGACATCCTCGACAGTAACCCCAATGTGCGATGGGGTAGTATAGCGGCGCTAGATGAGGTGAAACGTCTTCTAAAGGAGGCTGTAGTAATGCCCGTCAAATATCCAGAACTGTTTGCGGGTATTGTGCGCCCATGGAAAggtattcttcttttcggaCCTCCTGGAACAGGCAAAACACTTCTTGCGAAGGCTGTGGCGACGGAGTGTCGTACCacattttttaatatttccGCATCTAGTGTTGTGTCCAAGTGGCGTGGCGATAGTGAGAAGTTAGTGCGTTTGTTGTTTGACATAGCTGTTCATTATGCGCCTAGCACTATATTTATAGATGAGATCGATTCCCTCATGTCAGCGCGCGGCGGTGAAGGGACGCATGAAGGGTCGAGACGCATGAAGACAGAGTTGTTGATACAAATGGATGGCTTGTCAAAACGGCGCGGTGGCGAGGTAGTGTTTGTTCTTGCTGCAAGTAACACTCCGTGGGATCTTGATAGTGCAATGTTGCGTCGCTTAGAGAAACGTATTCTTGTTGGTCTTCCAACGCATGAAGCACGGGCGACAATGTTTCGGCAGATTCTTACTGCATCGGCGGCATCGGCAGATATTGACTGGAATGCATGCGCCGCGGCTACGGATGGTATGTCAGGCGCTGATATTGATGTCATCTGCCGTGAGGCAATGATGCGGCCCATTCGACTCATGATTGAGAAGTTAGAGGGTGCCGGGAGTCCATCCGACCTGAAATCAGGTGTAGTTCAACGACCAGTGATCACCATGCAGGATATTATGGCTAGCGTGGCATGTACGCAGAGCAGCGTGCAGCAGTCGGATTTAAGTAAGTTTGAGGCCTGGGCGCGCAAGTATGGCTCCGGAGCGTCGTCATAATTTCAGTATTTTATTTGCATGCCTCTCCTCTTCACCCTTCATCTTCCCtaattgttgctgttgcgaTGCGTGGTCAATCACCTGGTGCAGTAAACACGCGCCATTCCCAGGATTGTGGCGACAGAAAGGCCCGTGTACGGGGGTTGATTTcgatttctttgtttttctgttgtgtggATCGTGTAGCTGGCAATGCCTGTGATCTTCTTGTGCGCGTCTTCTGTTGTCACTGCTCACGCACAGGTTGGCGTTGGGCTTTTTTCCCCGCTTGAATGTGccgttatttttctttttaccccCTATTCTTTCTTCTAcattacccccccccccccatgtTACTTGATCGTTTTGTTATATGTGCTGTTGTTTGCAGGcacttttgttgcttttgcgaAGCACTCGTTaggtataaatatatacatttagGGACTACGCATTCTTTTTGCGACCACTCGAGGGAGCTGTTTTATCTCCCTCTCTCCTCTATTACATTATGTTATTACCGATGGTATTGTTACGGTAAGTTGTtgctccccccttttttttcatgtgcATCTTTCATTGATATGGCACGTTTAAATTCTCTAGTCCTGTGTCgttgtggttgtggttgtggttttctttccttatctTTTTACTCCTAAGTGAAAAACGTCTTTTAGCACCTTCATGCGTGTGGGGAAGAGCAGAATCGACTTACCAGTTTTCTCTTCTGCAGTGgtattttcttcactttttgttgAAAATTCGAATTATGGTGGGCGTCATCTTTGGAATTAGCGTCTATGATTTCGTCGTCTTTTTTCGGTCACATTGCTCCGTTTCTCGTTCTTCTTTTCACGGACTTTCCTCGTATTAtcctcttctctcttctcttgCAACTACTTAATTATTTACTTACTGAAAGTCAGTTAGACACCTGAGAGTGACAAGTTACCGCCTCGCCAAAAATCATACGTGCAGGGCAAACACTAAACTAGATAATTACTATTACAATTACAATtaccatttcctttttcgttattattgttgggATTACTCTGTACTCCTTCACCTTTACCTCAAATGGTTTGCAGCACGGAGCGAGCtcctgttgttattttagACGGCGGCTCGCACCACCTCCGCGCCGGTTATGCCAGTGACGGAGCGCCCCGTTTGGACATCCCCGCACTTGTCGGCCACCCACGTAACCGCGGTGTTGCGGTGGCAGCAGGAATGAATGAATACGAAATTGGCGACGTTGCCCTCGCCAAACGCGGGATGTTAACAGTTAGTAGTCCCATCGAGAGTGGCAGGGTGGTAAGTTGGGAAAATATGGAGAAACTGTGGGGCCACGTCATGTATTCTGAACTGCGTGTGAGGCCGGAGAGCCATTGTTTTATTGTCCCGCAGTCTGTTAACACACCTGCTTcacaaaaggagaaaacactGGAACTTATGATGGAGACATTCCATGTGCATTCGCTCTTCCTGGGCGCATCACAGGTTCTTAGCTTGTATAGCTATGGTCTTACGACAGGGCTGGTGATTGACAGCGGCAAAGACCGCACAATGGCTGTACCGGTGCATGAGGGTTATGCCCTCGGCCGACACGTAGCGGAGAGTGATGTTGCGGGGGAGAAATTGACAGAGTATTTTGCTTCACTGCTCCGTCTTGAGGGTTACAGCTTTGGTACACCAATGGAAATGCAAGTGCTCAACAATGCTAAGGAGG
Proteins encoded in this window:
- a CDS encoding actin, putative (actin-like protein 3, ungrouped (curated by B. Wickstead, Univ. of Oxford); similar to Actin 1/4. (Swiss-Prot:P14227) (Taenia solium;Diphyllobothrium dendriticum)), with protein sequence MVCSTERAPVVILDGGSHHLRAGYASDGAPRLDIPALVGHPRNRGVAVAAGMNEYEIGDVALAKRGMLTVSSPIESGRVVSWENMEKLWGHVMYSELRVRPESHCFIVPQSVNTPASQKEKTLELMMETFHVHSLFLGASQVLSLYSYGLTTGLVIDSGKDRTMAVPVHEGYALGRHVAESDVAGEKLTEYFASLLRLEGYSFGTPMEMQVLNNAKEDLCYVKPPIFNMTGPSAFFSPSEFPGECDYDLSLEGAPGEGFEDGREDHSSDERVFYLPDGNAIPISTHRSLTTEALFDFGILGSQYVPKSRYMTELGEIFQPSFPMGVSWLAFAAINNCQPVIRAQLYASIVLSGGNVSFPGTRERIETEVTQLYRETHTSEAVTPIAVNDIPCRVYSAWVGGSMLAGTSMFPHLAVSRQEYEEQGHRVVHCKCQ
- a CDS encoding katanin, putative (Curated by J. Mottram. similar to SKD1 protein (Vacuolar sorting protein 4b). (Swiss-Prot:P46467) (Mus musculus)) encodes the protein MSKKGNIRLQPLSNDPEGAPGSSLQQIKVQQKAREDNEKIRLKRVKGAIVLISQFLLDQGYVGSLQMLQQESGLSLQKFSPADNIDLLSIIMEYEQYFEFRFNRRPKLFRANEGVEEGCVDVPSGGERMAVRRRGNEQLGGRPKPQPLRANGGPITYGNAASVGEAPQSTAQELKRPGPGAQCLARGLVLAHKASPPLGPSPSSPPGSNARRPVVTECPFGLAGMRVEAAPEFSGDAAACRSDDDGFFGRALKPLPRFPTVELQELAMTIQRDILDSNPNVRWGSIAALDEVKRLLKEAVVMPVKYPELFAGIVRPWKGILLFGPPGTGKTLLAKAVATECRTTFFNISASSVVSKWRGDSEKLVRLLFDIAVHYAPSTIFIDEIDSLMSARGGEGTHEGSRRMKTELLIQMDGLSKRRGGEVVFVLAASNTPWDLDSAMLRRLEKRILVGLPTHEARATMFRQILTASAASADIDWNACAAATDGMSGADIDVICREAMMRPIRLMIEKLEGAGSPSDLKSGVVQRPVITMQDIMASVACTQSSVQQSDLSKFEAWARKYGSGASS